The Hydrogenimonas thermophila genome has a window encoding:
- a CDS encoding vWA domain-containing protein, protein MQKEPFIFAFIYTLFTVSLASPIFYDRISASERNGRDLVLALDSSGSMAESGFDTERKNLRKYDVLLNIVEAFIDKRFDDNIGLVIFGSFGFTAAPVTYDLVALKEILHLSDVGIAGESTAIGEGIYQSLRTLKFGNAKKKAIILITDGYQNAGSVSIKDAVEMVKRDGVKIYTIGIGKKGMFDEKLLKKISVETGGQTFLAVNSDDLKSVFSKIDSLEPSPIRSHMLVNKKMLYIYPLILGMILLIGLKLNRKSNETALS, encoded by the coding sequence TTGCAAAAAGAGCCTTTTATTTTTGCTTTTATTTATACTCTGTTTACTGTTTCACTTGCATCTCCTATATTTTATGATCGAATTTCTGCAAGTGAACGCAATGGTAGAGACCTTGTACTTGCTCTTGACAGTAGCGGTTCAATGGCTGAGTCAGGGTTTGATACTGAAAGAAAGAACTTAAGAAAATATGATGTTCTTTTAAATATTGTTGAAGCTTTTATTGATAAACGTTTTGATGATAATATTGGTTTAGTCATATTTGGATCTTTTGGCTTTACTGCAGCTCCTGTAACGTATGACCTTGTGGCTTTAAAAGAGATTTTGCATTTAAGTGATGTTGGTATTGCAGGGGAGAGTACAGCTATTGGTGAAGGAATTTACCAGTCACTAAGAACCCTTAAATTTGGCAATGCTAAGAAAAAAGCGATCATACTTATTACAGATGGCTACCAAAATGCCGGATCGGTTTCTATAAAAGATGCTGTAGAGATGGTAAAAAGAGATGGTGTTAAGATATACACTATAGGCATTGGCAAAAAGGGAATGTTTGATGAAAAGCTTTTAAAAAAAATCTCTGTTGAAACTGGTGGTCAAACATTTTTAGCAGTCAATAGTGATGATTTAAAATCTGTTTTTAGCAAGATAGATTCACTAGAACCAAGCCCAATTCGCTCACATATGTTAGTTAATAAGAAGATGCTTTATATATATCCACTGATTCTGGGTATGATTTTGTTAATTGGCTTGAAGCTAAACAGGAAGTCAAATGAGACTGCTCTATCCTGA